A genomic window from Silene latifolia isolate original U9 population chromosome 11, ASM4854445v1, whole genome shotgun sequence includes:
- the LOC141614173 gene encoding uncharacterized protein LOC141614173 produces MKKRTKVGSVYQFTLYYINFSLRDTFCVQQAFYGERKEFKFDEHVNVFNNHMRNELNAAGIIDVTIVDMFFFPIIYEKYVYLFVFNMKKNKFVILDNQQHDENPKDCYGDQPWHMHNALAEYLNAVGFAHLKETIRAIESIGLKMAWRNHHNVVDCAIYTLKHMKTYNGGQYWTCGLTKNNMDALRILRIKFLCTLVSSKCNIFSDDVLAKVKLYQKNPFPKKHNSTDEEMSEVGDKKIYDNVTDNVVVDIEETVKDKVINNVDVVMDNEETVKDKVINDDDGVFDNDETAKDEVINDDDGVLDNDDTAKDKVINDDDVVLDKDQLKLITDTNTLTPLTEIHNWVADYVSYTRGKGTDLARELLVSVGDISLNRVEMATLRKSKYLTNDVIDCWSELLNANERRRTEPSEPFRFFFTTLVCLMLEGEVGTVDNF; encoded by the exons atgaaaaagaggactaaagttggtagtgtttatcaatttaccctatatTATATTAATTTTTCGTTACGTGACACGTTCTGTGTGCAGCAAGCATTTTATGGTGAAAGAAAAGAATTCAAATTTGATGAACATGTGAATGTATTCAACAACCATATGAGAAACGAGTTGAATGCTGCTGGAATTATTGACGTAACAATAGTTGATATG TTTTTCTTCCCAATAATATACGAGAAGTATGTTTACCTGTTCGTATTCAATATGAAGAAGAACAAGTTTGTCATTCTTGATAACCAACAACATGACGAAAATCCAAAAGACTGTTACGGAGACCAACCCTGGCATATG CATAACGCTTTGGCAGAATATTTGAATGCTGTTGGCTTTGCTCATTTGAAGGAAACAATAAGAGCAATTGAATCTATTGGTTTAAAAATGGCTTGGAGAAACCATCATAATGTTGTTGACTGtgctatttacactttgaagcaTATGAAAACATACAACGGGGGTCAATATTGGACTTGTGGATTGACAAAAAACAAC ATGGACGCACTTCGAATACTGAGAATCAAATTCCTTTGTACTTTGGTTTCGTCAAAGTGCAACATTTTTTCTGATGACGTTTTAGCAAAGGTGAAACTTTATCAGAAGAATCCATTTCCAAAGAAACATAATTCAACTGATGAAGAAATGTCTGAAGTAGGGGACAAGAAAATTTATGACAATGTAACTGATAATGTTGTCGTTGACATTGAAGAGACTGTCAAGGATAAAGTAATTAACAATGTTGATGTTGTCATGGACAATGAGGAGACTGTCAAGGATAAAGTGATTAACGACGATGATGGTGTATTTGACAATGATGAGACTGCCAAGGATGAAGTGATCAACGATGATGATGGTGTACTTGACAATGATGACACTGCTAAGGATAAAGTGAtcaatgatgatgatgttgtccTTGACAAAGATCAGCTGAAGTTGATCACGGATACAAATACTCTTACTCCTCTTACTGAAATTCATAATTGGGTTGCTGATTATGTGTCCTACACTAGAGGAAAAGGTACCGATCTAGCCAG GGAACTTCTTGTCAGTGTGGGTGACATTTCGCTTAACCGTGTAGAAATGGCAACACTAAGGAAGTCTAAGTATCTAACAAATGATGTTATCGATTGTTGGTCAGAACTTCTGAATGCCAATGAACGTAGAAGAACAGAACCCTCAGAGCCATTTCGATTTTTTTTCACAACACTTGTGTGT CTGATGCTTGAAGGAGAAGTAGGTACTGTTGACAATTTTTAG